From the genome of Chroicocephalus ridibundus chromosome 1, bChrRid1.1, whole genome shotgun sequence, one region includes:
- the LOC134512666 gene encoding neuronal acetylcholine receptor subunit alpha-10-like: MCNNNAPSVNQVLTSYLWVRQAWLDAHLAWDKDAYGGIDSIRIPSSYVWRPDIIILYNDADDGFGGSVETNVVLRSDGHITWDSPAITKSSCKVDVSYLPFDGQRCRLTFGSWTYNGNQIDLHNRLHTYYIATMTMITASTALTIFIMNVHHCGPGPRPVPPWARWLILHHMARLCCVFEVGESCKSPQRVLGRRAGREDAGGPGESPTEREVGAEAGGCPRDHCLCHHDGLLRNVGYVAGCIRHHQASQRRTGKWKKVAKVMDRFFMWVFFLMVFLMSVLVLGNAA; this comes from the exons atgtgtaacaataatgcaccctca gtgaaccaggtcctcacctcctacctgtgggtccgtcaggcctggctggacgcCCACCTCGcgtgggacaaggacgcttacggcggcatcgacagcatccgcatccccagcagctacgtctggcggccggacatcatcatcctctacaacga cgccgacgacggctttggcggctcggtggagaccaacgtggtgctgcgctccgacgggcacatcacgtgggactcgcccgccatcaccaagagctcctgcaaggtggatgtctcctacttgcccttcgacgggcagcggtgccgcctcaccttcggctcctggacctacaacgggaaccagatcgacctccacaaccggctgcacacc tactacatcgccaccatgaccatgatcacggcctccaccgcgctgaccatcttcatcatgaacgtccaccactgcggcccggggccccggcccgtgcccccctgggccaggtggctcatcctccaccacatggcccggctctgctgtgtcttcgaggtgggcgagagctgcaagagcccccagcgggtgctgggcaggcgggcgggcagggaggacgctggggggccgggggagagccccacggagagagaggtgggtgccgaggcagggggctgtccccgggaccactgcctgtgccaccacgatggcctgctgaggaacgtgggctATGTCGCCGGCTGCAtccggcatcaccaagcctcccagcgccggaccggcaagtggaagaaggtggccaaggtgatggaccgcttcttcatgtgggtcttcttcctcatggtcttcctcatgagtgtgctggtcctgggcaatgctgcatga